GCGGACAACCTGACGCTGCGGTACCGGTCCCTGGTATACCAGCTGAACTTTGATCAGACGCTGAGGAATGTAGATAAGACTGGCACCTGGGCCCCCCGGGAGCTGGTGCTGGTGGTCCAGGTGCATAACCGGCCCGAATACCTCAGACTGCTGCTGGACTCACTTCGAAAAGCCCAGGCAATTGACAACGTCCTCGTCATCTTTAGCCACGACTTCTGGTCGACCGAGATCAATCAGCTGATCGCCGGAGTGGATTTCTGTCCGGTTCTGCAGGTGTTCTTTCCTTTCAGCATTCAGTTGTACCCTAATGAGTTTCCAGGCAGTGACCCTAGAGATTGTCCCAGAGACCTGTCGAAGAATGCCGCTTTGAAATTGGGGTGCATCAATGCTGAGTATCCCGACTCCTTCGGCCATTATAGAGAGGCCAAATTCTCCCAGACCAAACATCACTGGTGGTGGAAGCTGCATTTTGTGTGGGAAAGAGTCAAAATTCTTCGAGATTATGCTGGCCTTATACTTTTCCTAGAAGAAGATCACTACTTAGCCCCAGACTTTTACCATGTCTTCAAaaagatgtggaaactgaagcaGCAAGAGTGCCCTGAATGTGATGTTCTCTCCCTGGGGACCTATACTGCCAGTCGCAGTTTCTATGGCATGGCTGACAAGGTAGATGTGAAAACTTGGAAATCCACAGAGCACAATATGGGTCTAGCCTTGACCCGGAATGCCTATCAGAAGTTGATCGAGTGCACAGACACTTTCTGTACTTATGATGATTATAACTGGGACTGGACTCTTCAATACTTGACTGTATCTTGTCTTCCAAAATTCTGGAAAGTGCTGGTTCCTCAAGTTCCTAGGATTTTTCATGCTGGAGACTGTGGTATGCATCACAAGAAAACCTGTAGACCATCCACCCAGAGTGCCCAAATTGAGTCACTcttaaataataacaaacaatACATGTTTCCAGAAACTCTAACTATCAGTGAGAAGTTTACTATGGTAGCCATTTCTCCACCTAGAAAAAATGGAGGGTGGGGAGATATTAGGGACCATGAACTCTGTAAAAGTTATAGAAGACTGCAGTGAAAAATCACAATTACAGAAGCAAAAGTGACAGTCTTCTATTTTTGATATTTGTCCAAACAGGACATACAATTGAATAAAAGAGTTTAGGAACTGGTTTCTGCtttaatacaaaaacaaaatcttgtaAAAGGTGTCCAAATACATAGTAATCTTTTCCAATTATGTCTGATTAAGATTTAAAACTGAAGGTTTCATTTTGGGAGTAGGATTTTAAAGCTCAATCTGTATCTGCTAAAACTGATTATTGTTGATTGATAGAAGAGGGGAAATTTGATTTAAATTGCATCTATTAATCTTTTTATCTGAAACTTTGTACACTTTTCCActtttaaaacctattttaagtacagcaaaatttatttaaaactgtCAAAGCAGTAAAAAGTATTACCATGAAATGGTTAGGGTATTAATGGAACAAACCCAGTTTCACTCTATTGACATACTTACTAGGAAGAGATTGCTTCACTggtttaataattaaaaagttatgtttattaAAACACCCTGTCAGAACAGTCATTTTCAGTATTAGATTCCTGTACTGTTGTGTTTTGAGTGTGCTTTGGAACCTTCATAGAAGACACTTTCTTTTGGAATGTATTTGATTGATAAGAAAGTTTAAACATTGTTTTCACCTCAATGTAGAAATacagtggttttgttttttttttttttcttttagtgctgacaaaataaaatactcatttttgcATAAAAAGGTTCCTAATCCTTTTGCAGAATAAGTTTTGTTTACTCTTTATAGCAAATTTAGTGAAGGCATTCTACAAGTTTTGAGTtagcattatattttaatatttattattgccACATTGTATAATTGAGTTTGAAATAAAACCCAGCTCATGACAATGCATTCCCTGTGCAAGAAACTGTTTGGCTTTCAAATTACCCAGGCATAGATAATGAACAATAAAATGTTGCTGTGTAAGGTAAATACAGCCTAAATTGTTTTTGAAAGCCAGAAATGGTACAAAGTTCAGTCATGCCAAAGTGAAATACTTTCTAGTGCCGGCTTTAACTTaaatcatactttttaaaaggacAGATACAGAAAATTATAGGAAACAGGCTTAAATTTTGCTCCATATTTAATGTAGAAGTTTCCCTTAATTTGTAATTGCATTCAACCAAAAATTTCTCATAAAAGACTAATTTCTGTGTAAAGATATTAttaggggctgggtgtggtggctcatgtctgtaatctcagcactctgggagtctgaggcaggcagattgcttgaactcaggagtttgagaccagcctgggcaacatggcaaaaacccattgctaccaaaaatacaaaaaattagcctggtgtagtggtgcatctgtagtcccagctacttgagaggctgaggtgggaggatcctttgagtttgggaggcggaggttgcagtgagcctagagcatgccactgcactccagcctgggcaacagagtgagcctccatctcaaaaaaaaaaagttacttcaaCTTACAACTATTAAATGGTAGTCTCAAAATTATTGCATCAATTTAAGATTCATAGTGGTTTAAGAGCATATATGCTCATCCAAGGTGAGGTAAATGGTTCTCTTGCTTTACGAGCTACCTTTAGACTTACCCTCACAGCCCAATCTGGTGCAAGATTTGGGGGGGGTTAAATAAGGGTGAATCAGGAGGCTTTTTACCTATTTCTGGTACTCTGACCTGACATCACtagttcaaagaactaaaaacttAGGTTATTTCCAGGACAGAGCTAAGAAGGCCAGAGTCTGAAGTAGCAGCTGTTTTTGAAACAAATAGATCAGTTCCTGGCTTTGGGGGTTAGTGATTagatcaacaaatattttcctttctgcattttcttttcctttctgcttttccttcctttaatTTTCTTGCCCTAAAATTTTTTGTGAGAAAAAAACCTGTTAGGATCTTCTCTCTGCCTCACATTTTAGGTGTTATAAAAGAAATTGATTATGCAGGAGGCTTAGATGAgagcatcgcttgagcctaggggtttgaatccagcctggacaacatagcaagaccctatctgttgttttttttgaaacggagtctctctttgtcacccaggctggagtgcagtggtgtgatctcagctcactgcaagctctgcctctcgggttcatgccattctcctgcctcagcctcccgaatagctgggactataggcgcctgccaccatgcctggctaattttttatatttttagtagagacagggtttcaccatgttagccaggatggtctcgatctccttacctcgtgatccacccgcctcccaaagtgctgggactacaggcgtgagccaccgcgcccggccgaccctatctcttaaagaaagaaagtgatTAGGAAACActggctttttttggttttttttgtgtgtaataaTATAATGAAGGCAATTTTCCTATCAGAGCAAATTgccagatttaaaaaattccagtTTTACTCTTAAATTTCTATAAAACCACAAGATGTTTTAGTATTTCAATAACTTGTAAGAAATTCTTCAAAATTGAATTTTCAAAATCATTACTAAATAACTAAAtctattatatatactttatgtgacaaaaatatatatagtttgtgtGACAAAGTGAAATATAGAGTTGatgaaaaatactatattttatctGGTGTATTTGTATCCTAATTATTTAGATTAATATTGGTTAGTAAAGTTCTTTCCCCTCTAAGTTCTATTTCAAGCTTAAAAATGTCCTATTTAGTGAGActgagaaacagttttgaaaTTCTACCCCCGACACATGTACTCACAATTCCAGTTAATTGCATTCTTGAGAATTACTTTGTGTGACAAACACAacttagtgaatatttattttgaaattttattaaagtAATGACAAAGCAAAATTTAACACAGAAGTATATATACACAGGTTATATTAAACAATGTTTTAACtctcaaatagaaaaacatacacaTCTATTACAGGAATCACAAAACTTATATCCATAAGGAAACTTTAAACTccagaggtaaaaaaaaaaataaaaatctccagTTTCCCCCATGAGAATCAaaactgcaattaaaaaaaaaaaatgcaaattttaattttatactttaatgcCTTTAGTTTTAAGACAACAGTTAACAGAATCAATTTTAGATACAGGCATTTTTTAACCTTAATATTTAAAAGTCCAAAATTATATAGAATTAATCCAAATCATATAGCAAAGAATTCTGAAAATTGAATGCACAATTGGTCACATGATCTTTAATGACCTGTACACTACCATCCTGCATATTGGTTTCTTTTATGCTGTCAAATCCAGGTATATTGTGAACTGTAGTTTTGTTCAGTAATGAAGATAGGTGATCtccatctgtttctttctcttcagttATTATTGACTCGTTCAAGTTATCTTTTTCCTCATTTGAGCAAgtagcacttttttcttttataaattcagATTGCATTTTTGACTCAGGTTGCTGAGATTTTCCAAGTATCATTTGAGAAACATCAAGAGACTCTTGTTGAAAGCATGTAACTGAACCAAAGCTATCTATTTGTAGTGCTTTAACTGCTATAGATGAATCAGAATCAGTTGTAGAGGTgttaaaatgttctatatattcCTTTTCAGTTAGACGACTTTCTTCGtttactctttcttcctttccttgtaGCTGATCAGAGTTACCACATTCTTGCAACTGTGTCAAGAGAAACAACcaattaataattatttgaaataatataaaattaaattgtactacctcctggcctcaaatgatccacctccttagcctcccaaagtgctgggattacaggcatgaaccaccacaacTGGTTTgctgccagtctttttttttttttgagattgagtctggctctgtcgcccaggctggagtgcagtggtacaatcttggctcactgcaacctttgcctcccagattcaagcgattctcctgcttcagcctccaaagtagctgggattacaggcgcccgcgaccacacccagctaatttttatatttttagtacagacggggtttcacaatgttggcgaggctggtctcaaactcctgacctcaggtgatccgcacaccttggcctcccaaagtgctgggattacagttgtgaactactgcacccagcctactgcCAGTCATTTTTTAACAATGTAAGCCTGGCATTGATATCCTGATTATATCCTTTCACAACAATAATCCATACTTTTCAACATGGTCTACAAAACTATTTAACAGTTATTCTTATAAGCACATTGttgaatttcttgaattttcttgAACTCCTCTAATTTTTCGGAGCTGCCCTTCTAATACATATGTCTGCCGATTGTGGTAGTTACTAAATTATTTGCATCTTCACTACTGAAGActataaaaatgaccaaaattaaGATTGAATTAGAAAGAATGTTACGACATAGTTCCCATGGTTTGAGAGTCAAAAAAGATTGTATGTCCCTGGACTAGTACTCAAACTTCCTAAGTGTTATTCTCTCTTTGTTCCTCATTGTAGGGTTATtttgggattaaatgagatgacgtGAAAATGAACAGCAAAGTGTGTAGCACATAATAAATACACAGACAAAAGGCTTTCcttggtcgggcgcagtggctcatgcctgtaatctcagcactttgggaggccgaggcgggcggatcatgaggtcaggagatcgaggccatcctggctaacacggtgacacccaatctctactaaaaatacaaaaaattagccggccatggtggcacgctcctgtagtcccagctactcaggaggctgaggcaggagaatctcttgaacccaagaggcagagattgcagtgagccgagatcacgctactgcacttcagcctgggtgacagagcgagactctatctcaaaaaaaaaaaaaaaagacttttcttcTCTTAACATCACTCTGCTCCACCATTATGTTCATTTTGTTTAAAGTTATGACattagaaatgaataatttgTTAGGTTTTAACTCTGTGCTTCATTACTCCTTTATAGAGCCCACCAACTTCCTTACCTTTGCATTAATTTCAATCTTATTATCAGTAACTTGAAGAACTTCAATTAATGGTGGGGTTAAGGACATACACTGTTTGAATGGAGAGCTCAGGACCTCTTCAAGAAACtcattaacattttcttcattgacAAATAACCTTTcctaaaataaaaagggaaaaaatattctgCCTTATAAGTCACACTTGACACAGTTGTATCTCAAAGCAGCTCACAAAATTTCTCACATTGTTCAggggtatattttttaaaatgtttattttaatgttattccTATGAGCTGTCTTGGAAAAATTTAAGTTTGGTATTATACAGAGCAGTAAGAGTTGTACTGAGGACAAACATAAATGTATAGGAAAAGAACCTAAAAGAAAGAGGTCTTGGTACTTTGTCTATTAAATCTGaccttttagtatttcttttctttctttttttgtttgttttgttttgttaagatatagtctcactctgttgcctatgctggagtgcagtggtgcaatctcggctcaccgcaacctccgcctcccaagttcaagcaattctcctgccccagactaccaagtagctaggattagaggcaaCCGCCAACACGCCGggataatttttgtgtctttggtagagacggggttttaccatgttggccaggctggtcttgaactcctgacctcaagctatccacctgccctggcctcccaaagggctgggattacaggtgtgagccactgcacctggcctcttttagTATTTCATAAGAATAACATCATCTCTAGGGCTATAAATGGGATCCCAGATACAAAATATAATTCAGCTTTAAAACATTTCCTAATGAGGTGGCTAAGAAATATACATGAAAGGATCTATTCCAATTTTGTGTGACCAGTTTGCCTTATAGTTCTTGGGCAGGTAAGAGCtaattacagtattttatttaaaagaagtggtgtgtttttttgtttatgtttgtttttgagacagagtcttgctctgtcacccaggctggagtgcagtggcataatcacggctcattgcagcagccttgaccttctaggctcaagtgatcctcccccacctcagcctccagagtagctgggaccacagaacatgccaccattctcagctaatttttgtatttttttggagagacagggttttgccatgttgcccaggctggcctcaaacttctggactcaagtgatccacctgctttggcctcccgaagtggtgggattacaggcatgagccacaaccacacccagcccttttttttccccccttgagacagggtctcgatttgttgcccaggctggaatgcagtggcactcatagcttcctgcagccttgacctccctggctcaagcaatcctcccacctgtgcCCCCAAGTACCtaggtacctgggactacaggtgcatgccataatgcccaactaatttttacattt
The Theropithecus gelada isolate Dixy chromosome 7b, Tgel_1.0, whole genome shotgun sequence DNA segment above includes these coding regions:
- the MGAT2 gene encoding alpha-1,6-mannosyl-glycoprotein 2-beta-N-acetylglucosaminyltransferase; translation: MRFRIYKRKVLILTLVVAACGFVLWSSNGRQRKNEALAPPLVDAEPVRGAGSRGGDHPSVAVGIRRVSNESAAPLVPAAPQPEADNLTLRYRSLVYQLNFDQTLRNVDKTGTWAPRELVLVVQVHNRPEYLRLLLDSLRKAQAIDNVLVIFSHDFWSTEINQLIAGVDFCPVLQVFFPFSIQLYPNEFPGSDPRDCPRDLSKNAALKLGCINAEYPDSFGHYREAKFSQTKHHWWWKLHFVWERVKILRDYAGLILFLEEDHYLAPDFYHVFKKMWKLKQQECPECDVLSLGTYTASRSFYGMADKVDVKTWKSTEHNMGLALTRNAYQKLIECTDTFCTYDDYNWDWTLQYLTVSCLPKFWKVLVPQVPRIFHAGDCGMHHKKTCRPSTQSAQIESLLNNNKQYMFPETLTISEKFTMVAISPPRKNGGWGDIRDHELCKSYRRLQ